The following coding sequences are from one Seonamhaeicola sp. ML3 window:
- a CDS encoding prolyl oligopeptidase family protein yields MGLFVFGSLISCQPLQTKQKNITVNYPKTKTVDIVDTYFGVEVKDPYRWLEDDMSEETANWVKSQNQATFGYLDNIPFREAFKERLSSLWNYEKVGAPFKEGKHTYYFKNNGLQNQYILYRKNEDGEDEVFLDPNAFSEDGTVSLGQISFSKDGSILAYSISEGGSDWRKIIVMDVETKAILEDSILDVKFSGISWFKSEGFYYSSYDKPEGSELSAKTDQHKLYYHKLGTSQKDDTVIFGATQAQKHRYVRGSVTEDNSYLLIDASISTSGNKLFLKDLSKPDSELITILNDEKSDTYIIDNDNNTLFLVTNLDAPNKRIVKTDIENPTPENWVDVIPETEHVLLPSTSGKYFIAEYMVDAISKVIQYDYNGKLIREITLPGIGNASGFGSKKEETIDYFNFTNYYTSSSTYTFNLETGETKLYRKSAIAFNSDDYESRQVFYTSKDGTKVPMIITHKKGLELNGKNPTMLYGYGGFNISLNPSFNIGMAVWMEQGGIYAVPNIRGGGEYGKKWHNAGTKTQKQNVFDDFIAAAEYLIENNYTSPQYLALRGGSNGGLLVGAVMTQRPDLAKVALPAVGVLDMLRYHTFTAGAGWAYDYGTAEDSKAMFEYLKGYSPLHNINQGVEYPATLITTGDHDDRVVPAHSFKFAAELQSKQTGNNPALIRIETDAGHGAGTPVSKIIEQYADIFSFTLYNMGYKVLPYKTKEKIKG; encoded by the coding sequence ATTGGTCTTTTTGTCTTTGGGAGTTTGATAAGTTGTCAACCACTCCAAACAAAACAAAAAAATATTACCGTGAATTATCCAAAAACCAAAACTGTAGATATCGTAGACACCTATTTTGGTGTCGAAGTAAAAGACCCCTATCGTTGGCTAGAAGACGATATGAGCGAAGAAACCGCCAACTGGGTTAAGTCTCAAAACCAAGCTACTTTTGGATATTTAGACAATATTCCCTTTAGGGAGGCATTTAAAGAGCGTCTTTCTTCATTGTGGAATTATGAAAAAGTTGGTGCGCCCTTTAAAGAAGGGAAACACACCTATTACTTTAAAAACAACGGACTTCAAAATCAATATATACTTTATAGAAAAAATGAAGATGGTGAAGATGAGGTCTTCCTTGACCCAAACGCGTTTTCTGAAGACGGTACTGTTTCTTTAGGTCAAATTAGTTTTTCAAAAGATGGCAGTATTCTAGCTTACTCCATTTCTGAAGGCGGAAGTGATTGGCGAAAAATTATTGTCATGGACGTCGAAACTAAAGCAATATTAGAAGACAGCATATTAGATGTGAAATTCAGTGGCATATCATGGTTCAAAAGCGAAGGTTTCTATTATTCTAGTTATGACAAACCCGAAGGAAGTGAGCTATCTGCTAAAACAGACCAACATAAATTATATTATCATAAATTGGGTACATCACAAAAAGATGATACCGTGATTTTTGGGGCAACACAGGCTCAAAAACACCGTTACGTTAGAGGATCTGTAACCGAAGATAATTCTTATTTATTGATAGATGCTAGTATATCTACCTCTGGAAACAAACTGTTTTTAAAAGACTTAAGCAAACCTGACAGCGAGCTCATAACCATTTTAAATGATGAAAAAAGCGACACTTATATTATTGACAATGATAACAATACACTATTTTTAGTAACCAACCTAGATGCACCGAATAAACGTATTGTAAAGACCGATATCGAAAATCCCACACCAGAAAATTGGGTAGATGTAATTCCAGAAACCGAACACGTTTTATTGCCTTCAACCTCTGGAAAATATTTTATAGCAGAATATATGGTTGATGCTATTTCTAAGGTTATACAATATGACTATAATGGAAAATTAATAAGAGAGATTACACTCCCCGGTATTGGAAATGCAAGTGGTTTTGGAAGCAAAAAAGAGGAAACTATTGACTATTTCAACTTTACCAATTATTATACCTCATCTAGTACCTATACGTTTAACTTAGAAACCGGAGAGACAAAATTATATAGAAAATCTGCCATAGCATTTAATAGCGATGACTACGAAAGCCGTCAAGTGTTTTACACATCAAAAGATGGAACTAAAGTGCCTATGATAATTACCCACAAAAAGGGCCTTGAATTAAATGGTAAAAACCCCACTATGCTTTATGGTTATGGGGGATTCAACATTAGTTTAAATCCTTCGTTTAACATTGGGATGGCTGTTTGGATGGAGCAGGGTGGCATTTATGCGGTTCCAAATATTCGTGGCGGTGGAGAATACGGTAAAAAATGGCACAATGCAGGTACTAAAACCCAAAAACAAAATGTGTTTGATGACTTTATTGCTGCAGCCGAATATCTCATTGAAAATAACTATACTTCCCCTCAATATCTTGCACTTAGAGGAGGTTCAAATGGTGGTTTATTAGTTGGTGCTGTTATGACCCAAAGACCAGATTTAGCAAAGGTCGCTTTACCCGCCGTTGGAGTTCTGGATATGTTAAGGTATCACACCTTTACTGCTGGCGCAGGATGGGCGTACGATTACGGAACTGCCGAAGACAGCAAAGCTATGTTCGAATATCTAAAAGGGTATTCCCCGTTACACAATATAAACCAAGGTGTTGAATACCCTGCAACTTTGATAACCACAGGTGACCATGACGACCGTGTTGTGCCAGCTCATAGTTTTAAATTTGCTGCCGAGTTGCAAAGTAAACAGACTGGCAATAACCCCGCTCTTATAAGAATTGAAACCGATGCCGGTCACGGTGCGGGAACTCCTGTTAGTAAAATCATTGAACAGTACGCCGATATTTTCAGTTTTACTTTATATAATATGGGCTATAAGGTGTTGCCATATAAAACCAAGGAAAAAATTAAAGGATAA
- a CDS encoding ABC transporter ATP-binding protein yields MLEVKNISFSYLEEPTLKNISFKVKSGEHLAVIGESGSGKSTLLKLLYGEYDLTEGSIYWNENQILGPAYNLVIGYDFMKYVAQEFDLMPFTTVAENIGEFLSNFYPEEKQQRISELLEVVELAPLANTKVKLLSGGQKQRVALARALAKQPEIILLDEPFSHIDNFKKQSLRRKLFNFLKEKNITCVVATHDKNDVISYADNIIVLDNNKIIDNGTPNYLFNNPKTPLIASFFGEFNVIEPHGIVYAHQIKVVEKSALKAIVKQFYYNGTYYLIEADLGGEIILFQHQDLIDKHKEIHLEIQK; encoded by the coding sequence ATGCTGGAAGTAAAAAACATATCATTCAGTTATTTAGAAGAGCCTACTTTAAAGAACATATCTTTTAAGGTAAAGAGCGGAGAACACTTGGCGGTTATTGGTGAAAGTGGTTCAGGAAAAAGTACACTTTTGAAGCTCCTCTATGGGGAATATGATTTAACTGAAGGTTCTATCTATTGGAACGAAAATCAAATTTTAGGCCCAGCTTACAACCTGGTTATCGGCTACGATTTCATGAAATATGTGGCTCAAGAATTCGACTTAATGCCCTTTACAACCGTTGCCGAAAACATTGGGGAATTCCTATCTAACTTCTATCCGGAGGAAAAACAGCAACGTATAAGCGAATTGTTAGAAGTAGTTGAGTTGGCACCTTTGGCAAATACAAAAGTTAAATTGTTGAGTGGTGGACAAAAACAACGTGTTGCCCTAGCCAGAGCTCTTGCCAAGCAACCCGAAATTATTTTATTAGATGAACCCTTTAGCCATATCGATAATTTTAAAAAGCAGTCTTTACGCAGAAAACTTTTTAATTTTCTAAAAGAGAAAAACATTACTTGTGTGGTGGCTACGCACGATAAAAATGATGTTATTTCTTATGCCGATAATATAATTGTTTTGGATAACAACAAAATCATTGACAATGGTACTCCAAATTACCTTTTTAACAATCCTAAAACACCGTTGATTGCCTCATTCTTTGGAGAATTTAATGTTATAGAACCCCACGGAATAGTTTATGCACACCAAATTAAAGTTGTTGAGAAATCGGCTTTAAAAGCTATAGTAAAACAATTTTATTACAACGGAACTTACTATTTAATTGAAGCCGATTTGGGTGGGGAAATTATATTATTTCAACACCAAGATTTGATTGATAAACACAAAGAAATACATCTAGAAATTCAAAAATAG
- a CDS encoding 3-oxoacyl-ACP synthase, producing the protein MDIKASLFNKCEAFLGTRLLAIEKTIAEIQESLTTETKSTAGDKHETGRAMLQLEREKAGNQLAEVLKTKEILSKIDVVKRSEVISLGSVIYTSHLNYFVSISAGELKVGNDVFYAISASTPIGQLLLGKVTGDKISFRNQEFTIEEIF; encoded by the coding sequence ATGGATATTAAAGCGTCCCTTTTTAATAAATGTGAAGCATTTTTAGGAACCAGACTTCTGGCTATTGAAAAAACCATTGCCGAAATCCAAGAATCACTTACTACTGAAACAAAAAGTACCGCAGGAGATAAGCACGAAACCGGAAGAGCGATGCTGCAACTGGAACGTGAAAAAGCAGGAAACCAATTGGCAGAAGTCTTAAAGACCAAAGAAATTCTTTCTAAAATAGATGTAGTAAAAAGATCTGAAGTTATTAGTTTAGGAAGCGTGATTTACACATCCCATTTAAATTATTTTGTAAGTATTAGTGCTGGAGAATTAAAGGTAGGCAATGATGTGTTTTATGCCATTTCAGCGAGTACACCCATTGGGCAATTGTTATTAGGTAAAGTAACAGGAGATAAAATTAGTTTCAGAAATCAAGAATTTACAATAGAGGAAATTTTCTAA
- the accC gene encoding acetyl-CoA carboxylase biotin carboxylase subunit, whose protein sequence is MFKKILVANRGEIALRVIRTCKEMGIKTVAVYSKADEESLHVKFADEAVCIGPAPSSESYLKMSNIIAAAEITNADAIHPGYGFLSENAKFSKICTEHGIKFIGASAEMIDKMGDKANAKATMKAAGVPCVPGSEGIIESYEECEKLAEEVGYPVMLKASAGGGGKGMRGVFKKEDLKDAWDSARQESKAAFGNDDMYMEKLIEEPRHIEIQVVGDSTGKACHLSERDCSVQRRHQKLTEEVPSPFMTDELREKMGLAAVRAAEYIKYEGAGTVEFLVDKHRNFYFMEMNTRIQVEHPITEQVIDFDLIREQILVAAGVPISGKHYEPKLHSIECRINAEDPYNDFRPSPGKITVLHAPGGHGVRLDTHVYAGYSIPPNYDSMIAKLITTAQTREEAINKMKRALDEFVIEGIKTTIPFHRQLMEHPDYLAGNYTTKFMEDFKIRQIAQD, encoded by the coding sequence ATGTTTAAAAAAATATTAGTAGCCAATAGAGGTGAAATAGCACTTCGTGTTATTAGAACCTGTAAAGAAATGGGCATTAAAACAGTTGCGGTTTACTCTAAAGCCGATGAGGAAAGCTTACATGTTAAGTTTGCCGACGAAGCTGTTTGTATAGGGCCAGCTCCCAGTAGCGAGTCTTATTTAAAAATGTCGAATATCATCGCTGCGGCAGAAATTACCAATGCCGATGCCATACACCCAGGATATGGGTTCCTTTCAGAGAATGCTAAGTTTTCAAAAATTTGTACTGAACATGGTATAAAATTCATTGGGGCTTCGGCCGAAATGATTGATAAAATGGGAGACAAGGCCAATGCCAAAGCGACCATGAAAGCTGCGGGTGTGCCATGTGTTCCAGGAAGTGAAGGCATTATAGAATCTTATGAAGAATGTGAAAAACTAGCCGAGGAAGTAGGCTATCCCGTGATGCTAAAAGCGTCTGCCGGTGGTGGAGGAAAAGGTATGCGCGGTGTTTTCAAAAAAGAAGATTTGAAAGATGCTTGGGACTCTGCCAGACAAGAAAGTAAAGCGGCCTTTGGTAACGACGATATGTACATGGAAAAACTTATTGAAGAACCAAGGCATATCGAAATTCAAGTTGTTGGAGATTCGACAGGTAAGGCCTGTCACTTATCGGAAAGAGATTGTTCGGTTCAGCGTCGTCATCAAAAGTTAACAGAAGAAGTGCCTTCTCCATTTATGACTGATGAACTTCGTGAAAAAATGGGGTTAGCTGCTGTGCGTGCCGCAGAATATATTAAATATGAAGGTGCAGGAACGGTAGAATTCTTGGTAGACAAGCATAGGAATTTCTACTTCATGGAAATGAATACACGTATACAGGTAGAGCACCCAATTACAGAACAGGTGATTGATTTCGATTTAATTCGTGAACAAATATTAGTTGCCGCTGGTGTGCCAATTTCTGGTAAGCATTATGAACCAAAATTACACTCTATAGAATGTAGAATTAATGCTGAAGACCCGTATAACGACTTTAGGCCTTCACCAGGTAAAATAACTGTTTTACATGCTCCAGGAGGACACGGTGTTAGATTAGATACTCATGTATATGCGGGGTATTCCATTCCACCAAATTACGACTCTATGATTGCCAAATTAATTACAACGGCACAGACTAGAGAAGAAGCTATAAACAAAATGAAGCGTGCCTTAGACGAGTTTGTTATAGAAGGGATTAAAACAACCATTCCTTTCCACAGACAACTTATGGAACATCCAGATTATTTAGCGGGGAACTATACCACTAAATTCATGGAAGACTTTAAAATAAGGCAGATAGCTCAAGACTAA
- the accB gene encoding acetyl-CoA carboxylase biotin carboxyl carrier protein, translating to MDIKEIQNLIRFVAKSGASEVKLEMDDVKITIKTGSDTETTIVQQVPAPQIAQPVAVPAPVVEAAAPAAPAVPAAETPANDDSKYITIKSPIIGTFYRKPSPDKPLFVEVGQTIAEGDVLCIIEAMKLFNEIESEVSGKVVKILVDDSSPVEFDQPLFLVDPS from the coding sequence ATGGATATTAAAGAGATTCAAAACTTAATCAGGTTTGTCGCCAAGTCTGGCGCAAGCGAGGTTAAATTGGAGATGGATGATGTAAAAATCACCATTAAAACAGGATCAGATACCGAAACAACCATCGTACAACAAGTTCCTGCGCCTCAGATAGCTCAACCAGTTGCTGTTCCTGCTCCAGTAGTTGAAGCAGCTGCTCCTGCTGCACCTGCCGTACCTGCTGCAGAGACTCCAGCTAACGATGATTCTAAATATATTACAATCAAATCGCCTATTATTGGTACATTCTACAGAAAACCATCACCAGACAAACCTTTATTTGTAGAGGTAGGACAAACTATTGCAGAAGGTGATGTGCTTTGTATTATCGAAGCTATGAAACTATTCAACGAAATAGAATCTGAAGTTTCTGGAAAAGTAGTAAAGATTTTAGTTGATGATTCTTCTCCTGTAGAGTTCGATCAGCCTTTATTTTTAGTAGACCCATCTTAA
- a CDS encoding beta-ketoacyl-ACP synthase III, with amino-acid sequence MSKISAAITAVGAYVPEYVLTNQILETMVDTNDEWITTRTGIKERRILKEEGKGTSYLAIKAAQDLLNKTGLNPKEIDLVIVATATPDMKAASTAAFTASEIGATNAFSFDMDAACSSFLYGMSVASGFIESGRYKKVLLIGADKMSSLINYKDRATCIIFGDGAGAVLFEPNNDGLGLQDEYLRSDGTGREFLQATYGGSSHPVTHEAIDAGGHFAFQEGRTVFKNAVFNMADATTKVMEKNNLTKDDVAWLAAHQANKRIIDATADRMGLESEKVMMNIQKYGNTTSATLPLLIYDYESQLKKGDNIIFAAFGGGFNWGAIYLKWAYNSDN; translated from the coding sequence ATGAGTAAAATTTCAGCGGCAATTACGGCTGTAGGTGCGTATGTTCCAGAGTATGTATTAACCAATCAAATACTTGAGACTATGGTTGATACAAACGATGAATGGATTACAACCCGAACAGGAATTAAAGAAAGAAGAATTCTTAAGGAAGAAGGTAAAGGAACTTCCTATTTGGCCATAAAGGCTGCCCAAGATTTATTAAATAAAACAGGACTTAATCCTAAAGAAATCGATTTGGTTATTGTAGCCACAGCTACACCAGATATGAAAGCGGCATCTACTGCTGCTTTTACAGCATCTGAAATCGGAGCTACCAATGCTTTCTCATTCGATATGGATGCTGCTTGTTCTAGTTTTCTCTATGGCATGTCAGTTGCTTCAGGGTTTATCGAATCGGGTAGATACAAAAAAGTCCTTTTAATTGGAGCCGATAAAATGTCGTCTTTAATAAATTATAAAGATAGAGCAACCTGTATCATATTTGGAGATGGGGCCGGAGCTGTTTTGTTCGAGCCAAACAATGATGGCTTAGGCTTACAAGACGAATACTTAAGAAGTGATGGTACAGGAAGGGAATTTTTGCAAGCTACTTATGGTGGATCGTCTCACCCAGTCACACATGAGGCGATAGACGCAGGGGGTCATTTTGCTTTTCAAGAAGGTAGAACAGTGTTTAAAAATGCCGTATTTAATATGGCCGACGCCACTACCAAGGTCATGGAAAAGAATAATTTAACCAAAGACGATGTTGCTTGGTTAGCAGCACATCAAGCCAATAAACGTATTATTGATGCCACTGCAGACAGAATGGGATTGGAATCTGAAAAGGTGATGATGAACATTCAAAAGTATGGCAATACGACTTCTGCAACCTTACCGTTATTAATATACGACTACGAATCACAACTTAAAAAGGGTGATAATATAATATTCGCTGCTTTTGGTGGCGGATTTAATTGGGGAGCCATTTATTTAAAATGGGCTTATAATTCAGATAACTAA
- the rpmF gene encoding 50S ribosomal protein L32, which yields MAHPKRKISKTRRDKRRTHYKASVPQIATCPTTGEAHLYHRAHWHEGKLYYRGQVLVDNSEEENVA from the coding sequence ATGGCACATCCTAAGAGAAAAATCTCTAAAACGAGAAGAGATAAGAGAAGAACTCATTACAAAGCATCTGTGCCACAGATTGCTACTTGCCCAACAACAGGAGAAGCTCACTTATATCACAGAGCTCACTGGCATGAAGGAAAATTATATTACAGAGGTCAGGTATTAGTAGATAATTCTGAAGAAGAAAACGTAGCATAA
- a CDS encoding DUF177 domain-containing protein, whose amino-acid sequence MKALKEFIIQFVGLKIGKHHFEHSIEQAFFDFFEYEEFNDVKVDVDIQLEKKSTLLELHFKASGIVNINCDLTNEPYNQTIENEFDLVVKFGDEYNDEYEDILIVPHGTYEINVQQYIYELIVLAVPIKRVHPGIEDGTLNSEILEKLEELSPKFKENKDKKEEDIDPRWNTLKKLLTDNK is encoded by the coding sequence ATGAAGGCATTGAAAGAGTTTATAATCCAGTTTGTGGGATTAAAAATAGGGAAGCATCATTTTGAGCATAGTATTGAGCAAGCGTTCTTTGATTTTTTTGAGTATGAAGAGTTTAACGATGTAAAAGTTGATGTTGATATTCAGTTAGAAAAAAAATCAACATTATTGGAGTTACATTTTAAGGCATCTGGAATCGTAAATATTAATTGCGATTTAACCAATGAACCATATAACCAAACTATTGAAAATGAGTTTGATTTAGTGGTTAAGTTTGGAGATGAATACAATGACGAATATGAAGATATTTTAATAGTACCGCATGGTACTTATGAAATCAATGTTCAGCAATATATATACGAGTTAATTGTATTGGCAGTACCAATTAAAAGAGTACACCCTGGCATTGAAGACGGCACCTTAAATTCTGAAATACTAGAAAAATTAGAAGAATTAAGCCCAAAGTTCAAAGAAAATAAAGACAAGAAAGAAGAGGATATTGATCCTCGGTGGAATACATTAAAGAAATTACTAACGGATAATAAATAA
- the pdxA gene encoding 4-hydroxythreonine-4-phosphate dehydrogenase PdxA, which translates to MKKAENIIVGISIGDLNGIGGEIILKTFEDSRVLDFCTPVIFASAKSMNFYKGHFKSGINFHNINGMNQLAQGKVNVLNCWNEPVKIEFGKEDIKIGSYAIKSLKAAVEALKRDEIHVLVTAPINKYNIQSDAFKFPGHTDYLAQELKGESLMFMVTGDLRVGLLTDHVPVKDVVTHISEELIVKKINTIHNSLKKDFRINKPKIAVLGINPHTGDNGVIGREDDDILRPTLKKIKEDGKLVFGPYAADSFFGSSNYKNFDAIVATYHDQGLIPFKTLSFGQGVNYTAGLDKIRTSPDHGTAFEIAGKGTADSGSFKEAVYAAIQIYKNRIDYEQLTANPLKKMRK; encoded by the coding sequence ATGAAGAAAGCAGAAAATATAATAGTTGGAATATCCATAGGCGATTTAAATGGAATTGGAGGAGAAATTATCTTAAAAACCTTTGAAGATAGTAGGGTTTTAGACTTTTGTACTCCTGTAATATTTGCCTCGGCAAAATCCATGAATTTTTATAAAGGCCATTTTAAATCGGGTATAAATTTTCACAATATTAATGGTATGAATCAATTAGCACAAGGAAAAGTAAATGTGCTAAATTGTTGGAATGAACCGGTTAAGATAGAATTTGGTAAGGAAGATATTAAGATTGGTAGTTACGCCATTAAGTCTTTGAAAGCCGCTGTTGAGGCTTTAAAGCGTGATGAAATTCATGTATTGGTCACAGCACCAATAAACAAATATAACATTCAGTCAGATGCGTTTAAATTTCCTGGTCATACCGATTATTTAGCACAAGAACTTAAAGGCGAAAGCCTCATGTTTATGGTTACTGGCGATTTAAGGGTGGGGTTATTAACCGATCATGTGCCTGTAAAAGACGTTGTCACTCATATTTCGGAGGAACTCATTGTAAAAAAGATTAATACTATTCATAATTCACTCAAAAAAGATTTTAGGATAAATAAACCTAAAATAGCTGTTTTGGGCATTAATCCGCATACTGGAGATAACGGTGTTATTGGAAGAGAAGACGACGACATTTTGCGTCCCACACTTAAAAAAATTAAGGAAGACGGTAAGTTGGTGTTTGGACCATATGCGGCCGATAGCTTTTTTGGTTCCAGCAATTACAAGAATTTCGATGCTATAGTGGCTACATACCATGATCAAGGTTTAATTCCTTTTAAAACGCTTTCATTTGGCCAAGGGGTAAATTATACTGCTGGTTTAGATAAAATTAGAACGTCTCCTGATCATGGAACTGCCTTTGAAATTGCAGGAAAAGGAACTGCAGATTCAGGGTCTTTCAAGGAGGCAGTATATGCGGCTATTCAGATTTATAAAAATAGAATTGATTATGAGCAACTTACGGCAAATCCGTTAAAAAAGATGCGTAAATAG
- a CDS encoding riboflavin synthase — protein MFTGIIEDMGVISNLREENTNLHITVKSNITSELKIDQSVAHNGVCLTVIDINNDEYTVTAIKETLDKTNLSSLKLNDKVNLERAMKLGDRLDGHIVQGHVDQTGICTHVKAENGSWFFSFEYDASLNNLTIEKGSITINGTSLTVVNSGHNTFSVAIIPYTYEHTNFNTFKEGTVVNLEFDVLGKYVAKLATLKDA, from the coding sequence ATGTTTACCGGAATTATTGAGGATATGGGTGTTATATCGAATTTAAGAGAGGAAAACACCAATCTTCACATAACAGTTAAAAGCAACATTACCTCAGAATTGAAAATAGACCAGAGTGTGGCACACAATGGCGTTTGTTTAACTGTAATTGATATAAATAATGACGAATATACCGTTACCGCAATAAAAGAAACTCTTGATAAAACTAATTTAAGCTCCCTTAAACTTAACGATAAAGTAAACCTTGAGCGCGCTATGAAATTGGGTGACCGTTTAGATGGCCATATTGTACAAGGGCATGTCGACCAAACTGGAATCTGCACTCATGTTAAAGCTGAAAACGGTAGTTGGTTTTTTTCTTTTGAATACGATGCGTCGCTGAATAATTTAACTATTGAAAAAGGGTCTATTACAATAAATGGAACGAGTTTAACCGTAGTAAACTCTGGGCACAATACTTTTAGTGTAGCCATCATCCCATATACTTACGAGCACACGAACTTTAACACTTTTAAAGAAGGAACGGTCGTTAATTTAGAATTTGATGTGTTGGGCAAATATGTTGCGAAATTAGCAACTTTAAAAGACGCCTAA